Proteins encoded by one window of Blautia argi:
- a CDS encoding ABC transporter substrate-binding protein, producing MKLKKLLALIMTAAMGISMAACGGDSGSGESSAKAEAGKESGGDIYKIGICQQLEHDALDQATKGFEEACKEKFGEDKVEFDKQNAQGEQAMCSTIVNNFVSSDVDLILANATLPLQTAAQATSEIPILGTSITDYASALGIDPADWTGVTGVNISGTSDLAPIDKQEDMLLELVPDVKQVGILYCSAEVNSEYQAKLFAEELEKDGIAYKEYTAADSNEIQSVVTNAVGECDALYVPTDNTMANNTEIINNVCLPAKVPVIAGEQGICAGCGVATLSISYYDIGYKAGEMAYEILAEGADVSAMEIATAPEVTKMYNSAICEELGLTIPEGYEKIAE from the coding sequence ATGAAGTTAAAGAAATTATTAGCCCTTATCATGACAGCGGCAATGGGAATCTCTATGGCAGCCTGCGGAGGGGATTCAGGCTCAGGAGAGAGCAGTGCAAAAGCAGAAGCCGGTAAAGAAAGCGGCGGGGATATTTATAAAATCGGCATCTGTCAGCAATTGGAGCATGATGCTTTAGACCAGGCAACAAAGGGATTTGAAGAGGCATGTAAGGAAAAATTCGGAGAAGATAAGGTGGAGTTTGACAAGCAGAATGCCCAGGGTGAGCAGGCGATGTGCAGCACCATTGTCAATAATTTTGTGTCTTCTGACGTGGATCTGATACTGGCAAACGCCACACTGCCTCTGCAGACAGCAGCGCAGGCAACCTCAGAAATTCCGATTCTGGGAACTTCTATTACGGATTATGCATCAGCCCTTGGCATTGACCCGGCAGACTGGACAGGAGTTACCGGTGTAAATATTTCAGGAACCAGTGATTTGGCACCCATTGACAAGCAGGAGGATATGCTTCTGGAGTTAGTGCCGGACGTAAAACAGGTAGGAATTCTGTACTGTTCCGCAGAAGTGAACTCTGAATATCAGGCAAAGCTTTTTGCAGAAGAACTGGAAAAAGACGGCATTGCCTATAAAGAATATACGGCAGCAGACTCCAACGAAATTCAGTCTGTTGTGACAAATGCAGTAGGTGAATGTGATGCCCTTTATGTTCCTACAGATAATACCATGGCAAATAATACAGAGATTATCAATAATGTGTGTCTTCCGGCTAAGGTTCCGGTCATTGCAGGAGAACAGGGCATCTGTGCAGGCTGCGGTGTGGCAACCCTGTCCATCAGCTATTATGATATTGGATACAAAGCAGGCGAAATGGCTTATGAAATCCTGGCAGAAGGCGCAGATGTGTCTGCAATGGAAATCGCAACAGCACCGGAAGTAACGAAAATGTACAATTCGGCTATCTGTGAGGAACTTGGACTTACTATTCCGGAAGGATATGAGAAAATTGCAGAATAA
- a CDS encoding ABC transporter ATP-binding protein, translating into MLEIQNVHKTFNLGTINEKVALNGVNLNLNPGDFVTIIGGNGAGKSTTLNAIAGVWPIDEGKIIVDGVDLTRLSEHKRAVHLGRVFQDPMIGTASTMSIEENMAIAARRGEHRGLRWGISRKEREKYKEQLKELNLGLEERLSSKVGLLSGGQRQAITLLMAAMKKPKLLLLDEHTAALDPKTAAKVLEISDKIIEENQLTAMMVTHNMKDAIAHGNRLIMMHEGRVIYDVSGEEKKKLHVSDLLAKFEEASGGEFANDRMMLA; encoded by the coding sequence ATGCTGGAAATTCAAAACGTACATAAAACATTTAATCTGGGAACCATTAACGAAAAAGTTGCTTTAAACGGTGTAAATCTGAATCTGAATCCAGGAGATTTTGTAACCATTATCGGAGGAAACGGAGCAGGAAAATCCACGACTTTAAATGCCATTGCAGGGGTCTGGCCCATTGATGAAGGAAAGATTATTGTAGACGGCGTGGATTTGACAAGGCTTTCCGAACATAAGAGAGCCGTACATCTGGGCAGAGTTTTTCAGGACCCAATGATTGGCACAGCATCAACCATGTCCATTGAGGAAAACATGGCTATTGCAGCCAGAAGAGGAGAGCACAGAGGGCTTCGATGGGGCATTTCCCGAAAAGAGAGGGAGAAATATAAGGAGCAGTTAAAGGAGTTGAATCTGGGACTGGAGGAGCGGTTAAGCAGTAAGGTAGGACTGCTTTCCGGTGGTCAAAGACAGGCGATTACCCTTTTAATGGCTGCTATGAAAAAGCCGAAGCTGCTGCTTTTAGATGAACATACGGCAGCCCTTGACCCTAAGACAGCGGCAAAGGTACTGGAGATTTCGGACAAGATTATTGAGGAAAATCAGTTGACTGCCATGATGGTGACACACAATATGAAGGACGCCATTGCACACGGAAATCGTCTGATTATGATGCATGAGGGACGGGTGATTTACGATGTGTCAGGAGAAGAAAAGAAAAAACTGCATGTTTCTGACTTGCTGGCAAAGTTTGAGGAGGCCAGCGGAGGCGAATTTGCCAATGACAGAATGATGTTAGCGTAA
- a CDS encoding MATE family efflux transporter — translation METKEFLEKPVKGLFYRYLIPSIIGTMVTSIYVLADTIIIGKGLGSVAMAALNIALPIYNMFFGIGLLFGVGGSVLMSVYRGRAMKKEADAYYTAAFFMNLLIWLVCQVLCTVFMEDLAWILGGTEETMPYIMDYIPYIIWGMGGYFLSAFLQTVVRNDGAPKLAMNAVIAGGVTNIILDYVFVFPMEMGMAGAAIATVIGSWLTVGILFFHFFTKKNQLKFNFKGIRPVFIKEIVVNGFASFLIEVSAGITIFIFNLQLLKYVGNTGVTVFGIICNVSIVIMGLCKGVNQAAQPIISINHGAGNRQRAEEVRGLAMKNSLLICAVPVLLGIVFPNVYTYIFLNPDKEILALSAEAVRVYFIGFIFLSVNMVYISYFQSVVKNAHALLICLLRGCILVVVFVYLLPVFLGVTGIWLAFLAAELFTMIVGKMMMKKGLKV, via the coding sequence ATGGAAACAAAAGAATTTCTGGAAAAACCCGTGAAGGGTTTGTTTTACCGTTATCTGATTCCTTCTATTATAGGAACCATGGTAACGTCTATTTATGTTCTGGCGGACACGATTATTATCGGTAAAGGGCTGGGAAGCGTGGCTATGGCTGCCCTGAATATTGCTCTGCCTATTTACAATATGTTCTTTGGCATTGGTCTGCTTTTTGGCGTCGGTGGTTCCGTACTGATGTCTGTATACCGGGGGCGGGCTATGAAAAAGGAAGCAGATGCCTACTACACAGCCGCCTTTTTTATGAATCTTTTGATTTGGCTGGTGTGCCAGGTACTGTGTACCGTGTTTATGGAAGATTTGGCATGGATTTTAGGCGGAACAGAAGAAACCATGCCTTATATTATGGACTACATTCCCTATATTATCTGGGGCATGGGCGGCTATTTTCTCTCTGCTTTTTTGCAGACTGTTGTCCGAAATGACGGCGCGCCCAAGCTTGCCATGAATGCCGTAATCGCAGGCGGTGTGACGAATATTATTCTGGACTATGTGTTTGTATTCCCTATGGAAATGGGAATGGCAGGAGCGGCCATTGCAACCGTTATCGGTTCCTGGCTGACTGTAGGAATTTTATTTTTCCATTTCTTTACAAAGAAGAATCAGTTGAAATTTAATTTTAAGGGAATCCGTCCTGTATTTATAAAAGAGATTGTGGTGAATGGATTTGCCAGCTTTCTGATTGAGGTTTCCGCGGGAATTACCATCTTTATTTTTAATCTGCAGCTTTTAAAGTATGTGGGCAATACAGGAGTGACGGTATTTGGCATTATCTGTAATGTTTCCATTGTGATTATGGGTCTTTGCAAAGGCGTAAACCAGGCGGCGCAGCCGATTATCTCTATTAACCACGGGGCAGGAAACAGACAGCGTGCAGAGGAGGTGCGGGGACTGGCCATGAAAAATTCCCTGCTTATCTGTGCTGTTCCGGTGCTTTTGGGCATTGTTTTCCCCAATGTCTATACTTATATTTTCCTGAATCCGGATAAGGAAATCCTGGCGCTTTCTGCAGAGGCTGTGAGGGTATACTTTATAGGATTTATTTTTCTGTCTGTAAATATGGTGTATATTTCTTATTTTCAGTCAGTAGTAAAAAATGCACATGCGCTCCTTATCTGCCTTTTGAGAGGGTGTATTCTGGTGGTGGTGTTTGTGTATCTTCTGCCTGTATTTTTGGGCGTGACCGGAATCTGGCTGGCGTTTCTGGCAGCTGAACTGTTTACCATGATTGTGGGAAAAATGATGATGAAGAAAGGGCTGAAGGTATAG
- a CDS encoding HPr family phosphocarrier protein, which produces MCEKTVCFQHIDEIKEFVNAACRCSFDIDIVHDRMTIDAKSILGVLSLEYNKKLCVRYEQPDDAFESVLGKFAVA; this is translated from the coding sequence ATGTGTGAAAAAACCGTGTGCTTTCAGCACATAGATGAAATAAAGGAATTTGTAAATGCAGCATGTCGCTGCAGCTTTGACATTGATATTGTCCATGACCGTATGACCATTGATGCAAAGTCCATTCTGGGGGTTTTAAGTCTGGAGTACAATAAAAAGCTTTGTGTCAGATATGAACAGCCGGACGATGCGTTTGAAAGTGTCCTGGGAAAATTTGCAGTAGCATAA
- a CDS encoding ABC transporter permease, with amino-acid sequence MITGYLALDPMALLRALPGNVAQGLIWGIMALGVYITFRILDFADLTVDGSLATGGAVAVMLIQGGMNPALSLLFAFLAGMAAGFVTGFLHTALGIPGILASILTQISLYSVNLGIMGKANQSIGLGQKNLVASSRYVTADDSVFFFIKLVLGCLILVAVVYWLFGTELGSSIRATGCNSQMARAQGINTNFTKVIALMISNGLVGLCGGIYAQYQGSADVNAGRGAIVIGLAAVIISEVIFAKLCAGKKIAFAYTLSAVFVGAILYFVAYTLVLWLGVKSDYMKLFSAFVVAVFLAIPYLKGKYAMKKRRAK; translated from the coding sequence ATGATAACAGGTTATTTGGCATTAGACCCCATGGCCTTGCTGCGGGCGCTTCCCGGCAATGTGGCGCAGGGTCTGATATGGGGAATTATGGCTTTGGGAGTGTATATTACCTTCCGAATTTTGGACTTTGCAGATTTGACAGTAGACGGTTCACTGGCAACAGGAGGCGCAGTGGCTGTCATGCTGATTCAGGGCGGTATGAATCCGGCGCTTTCCCTGCTTTTTGCATTTCTGGCAGGTATGGCAGCAGGCTTTGTCACCGGATTTCTACACACAGCGCTGGGAATTCCGGGAATTCTGGCAAGTATCTTGACCCAGATTTCTCTGTACTCTGTAAATTTGGGTATTATGGGAAAGGCGAACCAGAGTATTGGGCTGGGACAGAAAAATCTGGTGGCTTCCTCCAGATATGTGACTGCTGACGACAGTGTTTTCTTTTTTATTAAGCTGGTCTTAGGCTGTCTGATTTTGGTGGCAGTAGTGTATTGGCTTTTTGGTACAGAACTGGGTTCTTCTATAAGAGCTACAGGCTGTAACTCACAGATGGCAAGAGCACAGGGCATTAATACAAATTTTACAAAAGTCATTGCACTGATGATTTCCAACGGTCTGGTAGGTCTGTGCGGAGGTATTTATGCACAGTATCAGGGTTCTGCGGACGTCAATGCAGGCCGTGGCGCCATTGTTATCGGTCTTGCTGCCGTGATTATCAGCGAGGTTATTTTTGCGAAGCTGTGTGCAGGTAAAAAGATTGCCTTTGCCTATACCCTGTCTGCAGTTTTTGTAGGTGCAATTCTTTACTTTGTAGCTTATACCCTGGTATTGTGGCTGGGTGTAAAATCTGATTATATGAAACTGTTTTCCGCTTTTGTTGTGGCTGTTTTCCTGGCGATTCCTTATCTGAAGGGAAAATATGCAATGAAGAAGAGGAGGGCAAAATAA
- a CDS encoding alanine/glycine:cation symporter family protein, whose amino-acid sequence MEMVASVVEVVNKFLWDYALLILLLGTGIFYSFRLKFIQVRKFGAGMKKMFGGFSLHGKSSENGLSSFQALATAIAAQVGTGNIAGAATAIASGGPGAIFWMWVSAFFGMATIYAEAVMAQHTRVKENGAIVGGPVYYIKYIFKGKFGKFLAGFFSVAIILALGFMGNMVQSNSIGSSFSTAFGVDPLVVGVIIALIAAVIFIGGINRIARVTEKVVPLMALVYIVGCLIILFMNLEGTGRAFQDIFVAAFNPSAVLGGAAGVTVQKAMRFGVARGLFSNEAGMGSTPHAHATADVKHPGDQGIIAMVGVFIDTFVILTLTALVILSTGALASGETAAALAQVAFDSAFGSFGKVFIAICMLFFAFTTIIGWYYFGEVNVRHLLGNKAVKIYAFLVVICVLVGSVLKVDLVWNMSDMFNGLMVIPNLIAILASVKIVARLSKEYEKQM is encoded by the coding sequence ATGGAAATGGTAGCATCTGTTGTAGAAGTAGTAAACAAGTTTTTGTGGGATTACGCGCTTTTAATCCTGCTTCTGGGAACCGGAATTTTTTATTCCTTTCGTCTGAAATTCATTCAGGTACGAAAATTCGGCGCAGGAATGAAAAAGATGTTCGGAGGCTTTTCCCTTCACGGAAAGAGCAGTGAAAACGGTCTTAGTTCCTTCCAGGCTCTGGCAACTGCCATTGCAGCTCAGGTAGGTACCGGAAATATTGCCGGTGCGGCAACTGCCATTGCTTCCGGCGGTCCGGGCGCGATTTTCTGGATGTGGGTCAGCGCCTTTTTCGGAATGGCAACCATTTATGCAGAGGCTGTTATGGCGCAGCACACCAGGGTAAAGGAAAACGGTGCGATTGTGGGAGGTCCTGTATACTACATCAAATATATTTTTAAAGGAAAATTCGGGAAATTCCTGGCAGGCTTTTTCTCTGTTGCCATTATTCTGGCTCTGGGATTTATGGGAAACATGGTACAGTCTAATTCTATTGGAAGCTCTTTTTCCACAGCTTTTGGCGTAGATCCTCTTGTAGTGGGCGTTATCATTGCACTGATTGCAGCCGTTATCTTTATTGGCGGAATCAATCGAATCGCAAGAGTGACAGAAAAGGTTGTACCTCTTATGGCTCTGGTTTACATTGTAGGCTGTCTGATTATTCTTTTCATGAATCTGGAAGGAACGGGAAGAGCGTTTCAGGATATCTTTGTGGCAGCATTTAATCCCAGCGCAGTGCTTGGCGGTGCGGCAGGTGTTACGGTGCAGAAGGCTATGCGTTTCGGTGTGGCAAGAGGTCTGTTTTCCAATGAAGCCGGTATGGGTTCCACACCTCATGCACATGCAACTGCAGATGTAAAACACCCGGGCGACCAGGGAATTATCGCCATGGTGGGTGTGTTTATTGATACTTTTGTAATTCTGACTCTCACAGCTCTGGTAATTCTTTCCACAGGGGCTTTGGCAAGCGGAGAAACTGCAGCGGCTTTGGCTCAGGTGGCGTTTGATTCTGCCTTTGGTTCTTTTGGAAAGGTATTCATTGCCATTTGTATGCTGTTCTTTGCCTTTACGACGATTATTGGCTGGTATTATTTCGGAGAGGTTAATGTACGCCATCTGTTGGGAAACAAAGCCGTAAAGATTTACGCTTTTCTGGTAGTTATCTGCGTACTGGTTGGCTCTGTTCTGAAGGTGGATCTGGTATGGAATATGTCTGATATGTTTAACGGACTTATGGTGATTCCAAACCTTATTGCGATTTTAGCATCTGTGAAGATTGTTGCGCGTCTTAGTAAGGAATATGAAAAGCAGATGTAA